A genome region from Nocardia sp. NBC_00565 includes the following:
- a CDS encoding 4-hydroxybenzoate 3-monooxygenase — translation MHRIVSTTTVGIIGGGPAGLMLSHLLQLAGIESVVIETRSQQEIVHTHRAGILERDSVRLLVESGVSDRVLREGHEHQGIALRFDGVSHRIDFQDLVGASTWLYPQTDVFTDLAAARERDGGDVRYAVTDTAVVDVTSDRPAMRFTDSDGVAHEIHCTALVGADGSRSMTRASVTGRKEYFRQYPFAWFGILCEAPPSASELIYCRSDRGFALISRRTDAVQRMYFQCSPDESVDDWSEQRIWAELQTRLAGADGFSLTEGRILSKSVLPFRSYVCEPMRHGNLLLAGDAAHTVPPTGAKGLNLALADVRVLAEVLERTVRKNDRSVLDEYTDRALNRVWRAQHFSYWMTTMLHSRIDATDFDARRQLGELAAVVGSQHGKRYLAEAYTGWPR, via the coding sequence CTGTTGCAGCTCGCGGGCATCGAGTCCGTGGTCATCGAAACCAGATCGCAGCAGGAGATCGTGCACACCCACCGTGCGGGGATTCTCGAACGCGACAGCGTGCGGCTGCTCGTCGAGTCCGGGGTCTCCGACCGCGTGCTGCGCGAGGGACACGAGCACCAAGGCATCGCGCTGCGCTTCGACGGTGTCAGCCACCGCATCGACTTCCAAGACCTCGTCGGTGCCTCCACCTGGCTCTACCCGCAGACCGATGTTTTCACCGACCTCGCGGCGGCACGCGAACGCGATGGCGGCGACGTGCGCTACGCCGTCACCGACACCGCCGTCGTGGACGTCACCAGTGACCGCCCCGCGATGCGTTTCACCGACAGCGATGGCGTCGCGCACGAAATCCACTGCACCGCGCTGGTCGGCGCGGATGGCTCGCGCAGCATGACCCGCGCTTCGGTGACCGGCCGCAAGGAGTACTTCCGGCAGTACCCCTTCGCCTGGTTCGGCATCCTGTGCGAAGCGCCGCCGAGTGCGTCGGAGCTGATCTACTGCCGCTCCGACCGCGGTTTCGCACTGATCAGTCGGCGCACCGACGCGGTCCAGCGCATGTATTTCCAGTGTTCCCCTGACGAGTCGGTCGACGACTGGTCGGAACAGCGGATCTGGGCCGAGCTGCAGACCCGTCTGGCCGGCGCGGATGGCTTCTCCCTGACCGAGGGACGGATTCTCAGCAAGTCGGTTCTGCCCTTCCGCTCCTACGTCTGCGAACCCATGCGGCACGGCAACCTGCTCCTCGCCGGAGACGCCGCCCACACGGTGCCGCCGACCGGCGCCAAGGGGCTCAATCTCGCCTTGGCCGATGTGCGAGTACTGGCCGAAGTGCTGGAGCGGACCGTGCGTAAGAACGACCGATCGGTTCTGGACGAGTACACCGACCGCGCGCTCAACCGCGTCTGGAGGGCACAGCACTTCTCCTACTGGATGACCACCATGCTGCACTCGCGCATCGACGCCACCGATTTCGACGCTCGCCGCCAGCTCGGCGAGCTGGCCGCGGTTGTCGGATCGCAACACGGCAAGCGCTACCTCGCCGAGGCCTACACCGGCTGGCCGCGCTGA